The following DNA comes from Bufo gargarizans isolate SCDJY-AF-19 unplaced genomic scaffold, ASM1485885v1 original_scaffold_1054_pilon, whole genome shotgun sequence.
CGTCACCAAGGTTCAGAAGAAGGACGGCAAGAAGCGGAGGAAGAGCAGGAAGGAGAGCTATGCCATCTACGTCTACAAGGTGCTGAAGCAGGTGCACCCCGACACCGGCATCTCCTCCAAGGCCATGGGCATCATGAACTCCTTCGTCAACGACATCTTCGAGCGCATCGCAGGGGAAGCCTCCCGCCTGGCTCACTACAACAAGCGCTCCACCATCACCTCCCGGGAGATCCAGACCGCCGTGCGCCTGCTGCTGCCCGGAGAGCTGGCCAAGCACGCCGTCTCCGAGGGCACCAAGGCCGTCACCAAGTACACCAGCGCCAAGTGAGCGCCCCCCCGCTCT
Coding sequences within:
- the LOC122922909 gene encoding histone H2B 1.1, which produces MPEPAKSAPAPKKGSKKAVTKVQKKDGKKRRKSRKESYAIYVYKVLKQVHPDTGISSKAMGIMNSFVNDIFERIAGEASRLAHYNKRSTITSREIQTAVRLLLPGELAKHAVSEGTKAVTKYTSAK